Proteins co-encoded in one Cucurbita pepo subsp. pepo cultivar mu-cu-16 chromosome LG15, ASM280686v2, whole genome shotgun sequence genomic window:
- the LOC111776284 gene encoding pathogenesis-related protein 1-like, whose amino-acid sequence MGLVKISLSLFCVFCITILSSSLAQDSPQDYVDAHNIARSQVSAVQVGIKPIQWDEELANYATQYANERSNDCQLLHSNGPYGENLAMHSSEMTGIEAVQMWVDEQQFYDYASNTCTEGKMCGHYTQVVWQNTTKVGCAKVRCNNGGTFITCNYDPPGNVIGEWPY is encoded by the coding sequence ATGGGTCTCGTAAAGATTTCCTTGTCTCTCTTTTGTGTCTTCTGTATCACTATCCTTTCTTCGTCTCTCGCTCAAGACTCCCCTCAAGACTATGTTGATGCTCACAATATTGCTCGTTCTCAAGTGAGCGCTGTCCAAGTTGGCATCAAACCCATCCAGTGGGATGAAGAACTTGCAAACTACGCTACCCAATATGCCAATGAACGTAGCAATGACTGTCAACTGTTGCACTCTAATGGGCCTTATGGCGAGAATCTTGCAATGCATTCTAGTGAAATGACAGGCATTGAAGCAGTTCAAATGTGGGTGGATGAGCAACAATTCTACGATTATGCCTCCAACACCTGCACTGAAGGAAAAATGTGCGGTCACTACACTCAAGTGGTGTGgcaaaacacaacaaaagtTGGATGTGCAAAAGTGAGGTGCAACAATGGCGGTACATTCATCACCTGCAACTATGACCCACCAGGCAATGTCATTGGCGAGTGGCCATATTAA
- the LOC111776389 gene encoding basic form of pathogenesis-related protein 1-like, producing MGLVKISLSLFCIFCITILPSSLAQDSPQDYVDAHNIARSQVSAVQVGIKPIQWDEELANYATQYANERSNDCQLLHSNGPYGENLAMHSSGMTGIEAVQMWVDEQQFYDYASNTCTEGKMCGHYTQVKRRRKNWLKKNFFQRKNS from the coding sequence ATGGGTCTCGTAAAGATTTCCTTGTCTCTCTTTTGTATCTTCTGTATCACTATCCTTCCTTCGTCTCTCGCTCAAGACTCCCCTCAAGACTATGTTGATGCTCACAATATTGCTCGTTCTCAAGTGAGCGCTGTCCAAGTTGGCATCAAACCCATCCAGTGGGATGAAGAACTTGCAAACTACGCTACCCAATATGCCAATGAACGTAGCAACGACTGTCAATTGTTGCACTCTAATGGGCCTTATGGCGAGAATCTTGCAATGCATTCTAGTGGAATGACAGGCATTGAAGCAGTTCAAATGTGGGTGGATGAGCAACAATTCTACGATTATGCCTCCAACACCTGCACGGAAGGAAAAATGTGCGGCCACTACACTCAAGTTAAACGTCGACGAAAAAACTGGCTGAAGAAAAATTTCTTCCAACGAAAAAACAGCtga
- the LOC111776294 gene encoding pathogenesis-related protein 1-like encodes MVDEILLEMISLSLFCVFCITILPSSLAQDSPQDYVDAHNIARSQVSAVQVGIKPIQWDEELANYATQYANERSNECQLLHSNGPYGENLAMHSSEMTGIEAVQMWVDEQQFYDYASNTCTEGKMCGHYTQVVWQNTTKVGCAKVRCNNGGTFITCNYDPPGNVIGEWPY; translated from the exons ATGGTAGATGAGATCTTGTTGGAGATG ATTTCCTTGTCTCTCTTTTGTGTCTTCTGTATCACTATCCTTCCTTCGTCTCTCGCTCAAGACTCCCCTCAAGACTATGTTGATGCTCACAATATTGCTCGTTCTCAAGTGAGCGCTGTCCAAGTTGGCATCAAACCCATCCAGTGGGATGAAGAACTTGCAAACTATGCTACACAATATGCCAATGAACGTAGCAATGAATGTCAATTGTTGCACTCTAATGGGCCTTATGGCGAGAATCTTGCAATGCATTCTAGTGAAATGACAGGCATTGAAGCAGTTCAAATGTGGGTGGATGAGCAACAATTCTACGATTATGCCTCCAACACCTGCACCGAAGGAAAAATGTGCGGCCACTACACTCAAGTGGTGTGGCAAAACACGACAAAAGTTGGATGTGCAAAAGTGAGGTGCAACAATGGCGGTACATTCATCACTTGCAACTATGACCCACCAGGCAATGTCATTGGGGAGTGGCCATATTAA